The proteins below are encoded in one region of Balaenoptera ricei isolate mBalRic1 chromosome 6, mBalRic1.hap2, whole genome shotgun sequence:
- the CHMP5 gene encoding charged multivesicular body protein 5, with the protein MNRFFGKAKPKAPPPSLTDCIGTVDSRAESIDKKISRLDAELVKYKDQIKKMREGPAKNMVKQKALRVLKQKRMYEQQRDNLAQQSFNMEQANYTIQSLKDTKTTVDAMKLGVKEMKKAYKQVKIDQIEDLQDQLEDMMEDANEIQEALSRSYGTPEIDEDDLEAELDALGDELLADEDSSYLDEAAAAPAIPEGVPTDTKNKDGVLVDEFGLPQIPAS; encoded by the exons ATGAACCGATTCTTCGGGAAAGCGAAACCCAAGGCTCCGCCGCCCAGCTTGACTGACTGCATTGGCACG GTGGACAGCAGGGCAGAATCTATTGACAAGAAGATTTCTCGGCTGGATGCTGAACTAGTGAAGTATAAGGATCAGATCAAGAAGATGAGAGAGGGTCCTGCAAAG AATATGGTCAAGCAGAAAGCCTTGCGGGTTCTAAAGCAAAAGCGGAT GTATGAGCAGCAGCGGGACAATCTTGCCCAACAGTCATTTAACATGGAACAAGCCAATTACACCATCCAGTCATTGAAGGACACCAAGACCACG gtTGATGCTATGAAACTGGGtgtaaaggaaatgaagaaagcatACAAGCAAGTGAAAATCGACCAGATTGAG GATCTACAAGACCAGCTAGAAGATATGATGGAAGATGCAAATGAAATCCAAGAAGCACTGAGTCGTAGTTACGGCACCCCAGAAATAGATGAAGATGACCTAGAAGCAG AGTTGGATGCACTGGGCGATGAGCTTCTGGCTGATGAAGACAGTTCTTATTTGGATGAAGCAGCAGCTGCACCTGCAATTCCAGAAGGTGTTCCCACTGACACAAAGAATAAG GATGGAGTCTTGGTGGATGAATTCGGATTGCCACAGATCCCTGCTTCATAG
- the BAG1 gene encoding BAG family molecular chaperone regulator 1: MAAAGLSVTVTHSNEKHDLQVIPQEGCSEPIVQDLAQVVEEATGVPLPFQKLIFKGKSLKEMETPLSALGIQNGCRVMLIGKKNSPEEEAELKKLKDLEKSVEKIADQLEELRKELTGIQQGFLAKDLQAEALCKLNRRVKAIIEQFMKILEEIDTLVLPENFKDSRMKRKGLVKKIQAFLAACDTVEQSICQETERLQSTNLALAD, translated from the exons ATGGCGGCAGCCGGGCTCAGCGTGACCGTCACCCACA GCAATGAGAAGCACGATCTTCAAGTTATCCCGCAAGAGGGTTGTAGTGAACCAATTGTCCAAGACCTGGCCCAGGTTGTTGAAGAGGCCACAGGGGTCCCGCTGCCTTTTCAGAAACTCATATTTAAGG GAAAATCTCTGAAGGAAATGGAGACGCCATTGTCAGCACTTGGAATACAAAATGGTTGCCGGGTCATGTTAATTGGGAAAAAG AACAGTCCAGAGGAAGAAGCTGAACTAAAGAAGTTGAAAGATTTGGAGAAGTCTGTGGAGAAGATAGCTGACCAACTGGAAGAGTTGAGAAAAGAGCTTACTGGAATCCAGCAG GGTTTTCTGGCCAAGGATTTGCAAGCTGAAGCTCTCTGCAAGCTCAACAGGAGAGTAAAAGCCATAATCGAGCAGTTTATGAAGATCTTGGAAGAGATTGACACACTA GTTCTGCCAGAAAATTTCAAAGACAGTCGAATGAAAAGGAAGGGTTTGGTGAAAAAGATTCAG GCGTTCCTAGCTGCCTGTGATACAGTGGAGCAGAGCATCTGCCAGGAGACGGAGCGACTGCAGTCCACAAACTTGGCCCTGGCTGACTGA